In one Siniperca chuatsi isolate FFG_IHB_CAS linkage group LG14, ASM2008510v1, whole genome shotgun sequence genomic region, the following are encoded:
- the ephb4a gene encoding ephrin type-B receptor 4a produces MELTYRSIVLLGCIFLDWVLLASAEEEVLMNTKTETSDLKWTIFTNAKPQWEEVSGLDEENNSVRIYQICQLDSSSSHWLRSGFIQRRAASQVYVELRFTMMECSSSSTHHRSCKETFNLYYYQADSNEATSTYPPWMENPYIKVDTVAADFLLRKGGERKFNVKTLRLGPLSKRGFYLAFQAQGACMALLSVRVFFKKCPPLVSALSSFPETVPHTLVQEAQGVCVEHAAQQGPRPRPPKLFCGEDGQWVGQPTTSCACLSGFEPAEGHTRCTACPVGQFKPGTEGQCTGCPGFSYTTIRGASVCACRSGYLRAESDAPDTPCTRPPSAPRSIVTQINDTTLSLEWNEPLDNGGRTDLSYAVRCSVCRSPKGPCLPCGDSVTYRPEQHGLLGRRLEVWGLLPHTTYAFIIQSLNGVSQLSGKDPASESVNITTSHDVPSLVSVIQKSDSTESSLTLHWSVSAQPHYTILQYQLRYCEKERRSEDQCHYTESNRNQAVLTDLRRATQYEVQVRARTMAGYGSFSPAAIFRTLPDGQDSASQFLVPGILIAVGMLLLVTFVFVAAYCIRRHSRVKDPELSDKNNQYLVGQGVKVYIDPFTYEDPNEAVREFAKEIDVSFVKIEEVIGAGEFGEVCRGRLKIPGKKENYVAIKTLKGGYTDKQRRDFLSEASIMGQFQHPNIIHLEGIITASCPVMILTEFMENGALDSFLRLNDSQFTPIQLVGMLRGIASGMKYLAEMSYVHRDLAARNILINSNLVCKVSDFGLSRFLQENSSDPTYTSSLGGKIPIRWTAPEAIAFRKFTSASDVWSYGIVMWEVMSFGERPYWDMSNQDVINAIEQDYRLPPPPDCPTHLHQLMLDCWQKDRSARPRFADLVSALDKLIRNPASLKIVAQEGAGPSYPLLDQRAPLALSSCASVGEWLRAIKMERYEDSFLQADFNSVDQLAQITTQDLLHMGVTLAGHQRKILSSIQTITFRNKSTATVTF; encoded by the exons ATGGAGCTGACATACAGGAGCATTGTCCTGCTGGGGTGCATCTTCCTGGACTGGGTTCTTCTGGCTTCTGCAGAGGAAG AAGTTCTGATGAACACTAAGACAGAGACGTCTGATCTCAAATGGACCATCTTCACAAATGCCAAACCCCAG TGGGAGGAAGTAAGCGGTTTAGATGAGGAGAACAACAGCGTGAGGATCTATCAGATCTGTCAGCTTGACAGTTCATCCAGCCATTGGCTGCGCAGTGGCTTCATCCAGCGACGAGCAGCGTCTCAGGTTTACGTGGAACTGCGGTTCACCATGATGGAGTGTTCATCCAGTAGCACCCACCACCGCAGCTGTAAGGAGACCTTTAATCTCTACTACTACCAGGCAGACTCCAACGAGGCCACGTCCACTTACCCACCCTGGATGGAGAACCCATACATCAAG GTGGACACAGTGGCTGCAGACTTTCTACTGAGGAAGGGCGGGGAGCGGAAATTTAATGTGAAGACCTTAAGACTCGGGCCTCTATCTAAGAGAGGCTTCTACTTGGCCTTTCAGGCTCAGGGTGCCTGCATGGCCCTGCTGTCCGTCAGGGTGTTCTTCAAGAAGTGTCCTCCCCTGGTCAGtgctctttcctctttccccGAGACTGTTCCCCATACTCTGGTGCAAGAGgcgcagggtgtgtgtgtggagcacGCCGCCCAGCAGGGGCCCCGACCTCGCCCGCCTAAGCTCTTCTGTGGGGAAGATGGCCAGTGGGTGGGCCAGCCAACAACCTCCTGCGCCTGCTTATCAGGATTTGAGCCCGCTGAAGGACACACGAGATGCACAG CCTGTCCTGTGGGTCAGTTCAAGCCGGGCACAGAGGGACAGTGCACAGGCTGTCCAGGATTTAGCTACACCACCATCAGGGGGGCTTCAGTGTGTGCTTGTCGTTCTGGATACTTACGTGCTGAATCTGACGCTCCTGACACCCCATGCACTA GACCTCCCTCGGCCCCGCGCAGCATCGTCACCCAGATCAACGACACCACGCTCAGTCTGGAGTGGAATGAGCCTCTGGACAACGGCGGCAGAACAGACCTGAGCTACGCTGTCAGGTGCTCTGTGTGCAGGTCACCCAAGGGGCCGTGCCTCCCCTGCGGCGACAGCGTCACCTACCGGCCCGAGCAGCACGGCCTGCTGGGTCGCAGGCTGGAGGTGTGGGGTCTGCTGCCTCACACCACATACGCCTTCATTATCCAGTCGCTCAACGGGGTGTCTCAGCTCAGCGGCAAGGACCCTGCCAGTGAAAGTGTCAACATCACCACAAGCCATGATG TGCCATCGCTGGTGTCTGTGATTCAGAAGAGTGACTCCACAGAGAGTAGTCTGACTCTGCACTGGTCAGTCTCAGCTCAGCCACACTACACCATCCTGCAGTACCAGCTACGTTACTGTGAGAAG GAGCGACGTAGTGAAGATCAGTGCCACTACACAGAGAGTAACAGAAACCAGGCCGTGCTGACGGACCTCCGCAGGGCCACTCAGTATGAAGTGCAGGTTCGGGCGCGCACCATGGCAGGTTATGGAAGCTTCAGTCCTGCGGCCATCTTCCGCACCCTTCCTGATG gACAAGACTCTGCTTCCCAGTTCTTGGTACCCGGCATCCTTATCGCTGTTGGGATGCTGCTGCTTGTCACTTTTGTCTTTGTGGCCGCCTACTGCATACG CAGGCACAGCCGAGTAAAGGATCCAGAACTGAGCGACAAAAACAACCAGTACCTTGTTGGCCAAG GGGTCAAGGTTTATATCGACCCCTTCACCTATGAGGACCCTAATGAGGCAGTGCGAGAATTTGCCAAGGAAATTGATGTTTCCTTTGTCAAGATTGAGGAGGTTATCGGTGCTG GAGAGTTTGGGGAGGTGTGTCGAGGACGGCTGAAGATCccagggaaaaaagaaaactacgTAGCAATTAAGACACTAAAGGGAGGCTACACTGATAAGCAGAGACGGGACTTCCTGTCTGAAGCGTCCATCATGGGCCAGTTCCAGCACCCCAACATCATCCACCTGGAGGGGATCATCACGGCCAGCTGTCCAGTCATGATCCTCACAGAGTTTATGGAGAATGGAGCTCTGGACTCTTTTCTACGG CTGAATGACAGCCAGTTCACGCCCATCCAGCTGGTGGGTATGCTGCGTGGCATCGCCTCCGGCATGAAGTACCTGGCAGAGATGAGCTACGTCCACCGAGATCTGGCTGCCCGCAACATCCTGATCAACAGTAACCTGGTGTGCAAGGTGTCCGACTTCGGCTTGTCACGCTTCCTGCAGGAGAACTCCTCTGACCCGACCTACACCAGCTCTCTG GGAGGTAAGATCCCAATCCGCTGGACAGCACCGGAGGCGATAGCCTTCAGAAAGTTTACCTCAGCCTCAGATGTGTGGAGCTATGGCATTGTCATGTGGGAGGTCATGTCTTTTGGAGAGAGGCCGTACTGGGACATGAGCAACCAGGAT GTAATCAATGCCATAGAGCAGGACTACCGGCTGCCCCCGCCCCCTGACTGCCCCACCCACCTGCACCAGCTGATGCTGGACTGCTGGCAGAAGGACCGCTCGGCGCGTCCTCGCTTCGCGGACCTCGTCAGTGCCCTGGACAAGCTGATCCGCAACCCTGCATCGCTGAAAATAGTGGCTCAAGAAGGAGCAGG GCCGTCCTACCCCCTACTGGACCAGCGTGCACCTTTAGCCCTCTCATCGTGTGCTTCTGTGGGGGAATGGCTGAGGGCCATCAAGATGGAGCGCTACGAAGACAGCTTCCTGCAGGCCGACTTCAACTCAGTGGACCAGCTGGCCCAGATCACCACACA GGATCTGCTGCACATGGGAGTGACTCTGGCCGGGCATCAGAGGAAAATCCTTTCCAGCATCCAGACAATAACCTTTCGGAACAAGAGCACTGCAACTGTGACCTTCTAG